From one Musa acuminata AAA Group cultivar baxijiao chromosome BXJ2-6, Cavendish_Baxijiao_AAA, whole genome shotgun sequence genomic stretch:
- the LOC135615370 gene encoding probable receptor-like serine/threonine-protein kinase At4g34500, with protein MGAATIPSGGFLAGRTPVLGLPVYALLFISAAALLVALLLFLLRCSRARRKRRSPALIPTSTKEIAEIPTAAPSEHDKGIKEMKNAAVAKAEKPSEVSCSSSSSSTEKEKPEKKENIGWGRWYTLAELEAATAGFSPGNVIGEGGYGIVYRGVFPDFSVAAVKNLLDNKGQAEKEFKVEVEAIGKVRHKNLVGLIGYCAEGVKRMLVYEYIDNGTLEQWLHGDVGPVSPLTWDIRMKIAIGTAKGIAYLHEGLEPKVVHRDIKSSNILLDKQWNPKVSDFGLAKVLGSGSSFVTTRVMGTFGYVAPEYACTGLLNESNDVYSFGVLLMEIISGRSPVDYSRPVGEVNMVEWFKRTVQSKREEEVVDPLIEVKPSPRALKRVLLVCLRCIDMDAQKRPKMGQIVHMLEGDEFPFRMELRSAREGTLSSSMSAKLAPPANSERSMW; from the exons ATGGGAGCCGCAACCATCCCCTCTGGCGGATTCCTCGCCGGGAGAACGCCGGTGCTCGGCCTCCCCGTCTACGCGCTCCTATTCATCTCCGCCGCCGCCCTCCTCGTTGCgctgctcctcttcctcctccgttgCTCCCGCGCCCGGAGGAAGCGCCGGTCCCCGGCGCTGATCCCCACCTCCACCAAGGAGATCGCCGAGATTCCCACCGCCGCACCTAGTGAGCACGACAAGGGGATCAAGGAGATGAAAAATGCGGCGGTGGCGAAGGCCGAGAAGCCGTCGGAGGTGTCGTgttcgtcatcgtcgtcgtcgacgGAAAAGGAGAAGCCGGAGAAAAAGGAAAACATTGGGTGGGGGCGGTGGTACACGCTAGCAGAGCTGGAGGCGGCGACGGCCGGGTTCAGCCCCGGGAACGTGATCGGGGAGGGGGGTTATGGGATCGTCTACCGCGGCGTCTTTCCGGATTTCTCGGTGGCCGCCGTCAAGAATCTCCTCGACAATAA GGGTCAAGCGGAGAAGGAGTTCAAGGTGGAGGTTGAAGCCATTGGAAAAGTAAGGCATAAGAACCTTGTAGGACTTATTGGATACTGCGCTGAAGGTGTTAAAAG GATGCTTGTATACGAATATATTGACAATGGAACCCTGGAGCAGTGGTTACATGGTGATGTTGGTCCTGTTAGTCCGTTGACATGGGATATAAGAATGAAAATTGCTATTGGAACAGCAAAAGG TATAGCATACTTGCATGAAGGTTTGGAACCTAAAGTTGTGCACCGAGACATCAAGTCCAGCAACATTCTTCTAGACAAGCAATGGAATCCTAAAGTGTCAGACTTTGGATTGGCTAAGGTCTTGGGATCTGGTTCAAGCTTTGTAACAACTCGTGTAATGGGAACATTTGG GTATGTGGCTCCTGAATATGCATGCACTGGTTTGCTTAATGAGAGCAATGATGTGTATAGCTTTGGTGTTCTGTTAATGGAAATAATATCTGGAAGAAGTCCGGTAGATTACAGCAGGCCAGTTGGAGAG GTAAACATGGTTGAATGGTTTAAACGAACTGTACAAAGCAAGCGTGAAGAGGAAGTGGTAGATCCATTAATTGAGGTTAAGCCTTCACCGAGAGCGTTGAAGAGGGTATTGCTAGTCTGCCTTCGTTGTATAGATATGGATGCTCAAAAACGACCTAAGATGGGTCAAATTGTGCACATGCTGGAAGGAGATGAGTTCCCCTTTCGCATG GAACTTCGATCAGCCAGAGAAGGAACTCTGAGTTCATCCATGTCAGCCAAGTTGGCTCCCCCTGCTAATTCTGAAAGGTCGATGTGGTGA
- the LOC135615368 gene encoding homeobox-leucine zipper protein HOX19-like, with protein MNMNPQDICDSGLSLGLGIGPTSTASAEHRRRRKSISPCRNLIPDKPSLTLSLSDDVYGGLPMPKAETNRAREAPLSSPHSAASAFSAAHEMNLKKEKDAGGEEVEVEVERVSSRGSDEEDNSSARKKLRLTKEQSALLEDRFKEHSTLTPKQKQALAKQLNLRPRQVEVWFQNRRARTKLKQTEVDCELLKKCYETLTNENQRLQKELQELKALKFAPPLYMQFPAATLTMCPSCERIGGGGSSITDNSSKAGGAGPVVVPPKPGHFFNPFTHSAAC; from the exons ATGAACATGAATCCACAAGATATATGTGACAGTGGCCTCTCTCTGGGGCTGGGCATTGGTCCAACGAGCACGGCGTCGGCAGAGCACCGTCGGCGACGAAAGTCCATCTCGCCCTGCAGGAACTTGATTCCTGACAAGCCATCCCTCACCTTAAGCCTCTCCGACGATGTCTACGGTGGCTTGCCCATGCCGAAGGCTGAAACCAACAGGGCGAGAGAGGCGCCGCTGTCGTCTCCTCACAGCGCGGCCTCGGCCTTCTCTGCTGCGCACGAGATGAACCTTAAGAAGGAGAAGGATGCCGGAGgtgaggaggtggaggtggaggtggagagaGTTTCTTCGCGTGGTAGCGACGAGGAGGACAACAGCAGTGCCAGGAAGAAACTTAGGCTTACCAAGGAGCAGTCTGCCCTGCTCGAGGACAGGTTCAAGGAGCATAGCACTCTTACTCCC AAACAAAAACAAGCCTTGGCCAAGCAATTGAATCTCCGGCCCCGGCAAGTGGAAGTATGGTTCCAGAACAGGAGAGCAAG GACGAAGCTGAAGCAGACCGAAGTAGACTGCGAGTTGCTGAAGAAGTGCTACGAGACGCTGACCAACGAGAACCAGAGGCTACAGAAGGAGCTGCAGGAGCTGAAGGCGCTCAAGTTCGCCCCCCCGCTGTACATGCAATTCCCAGCGGCCACCCTCACGATGTGCCCGTCATGCGAGAGGATCGGCGGCGGCGGAAGCAGCATCACCGACAACAGCTCCAAAGCCGGCGGCGCTGGACCGGTTGTGGTGCCACCAAAGCCCGGTCACTTCTTCAATCCCTTCACCCATTCAGCAGCATGTTAG